A single Micromonospora sp. CCTCC AA 2012012 DNA region contains:
- a CDS encoding glycosyltransferase family 2 protein — MTQPDVTVVVAVYNTMPDLTTCLTSLVEQSIGRDRLEVVAVDDGSTDGSGAELDRFAEAYPGTVKVLHQANSGGPAAPSNRALDQATGRYVFFIGADDHLGREALERMVDAADRWGSDVLLGRTVGVNKRYIHQEIFDQTRTEVDLFTSALPFSLSNTKLFRRELVEKYGLRFPEDMPVGSDQPFTLEACLRAGRISVLADYDYYYAVKRLNAGNITYRSDHVARLDCVDRIVRFVAAQLEPGEQRDAVLRRHFAWEIAKLLKADFLKLDRDVQERVRAGVGTLARDFLTDRIRDQLDVTSRVRIGTAAYGSLADLRAVIRQDVEEGLPPMVLQDDRWYAVYPGFGDPRSGLTDEWFELTNPAARWLARLDAVSIGWTVDGAGERVLRLVARSPRPDLAELVGGALGLHAGKVEGILRPLTQDPVGTTVHATFRVRDLLAELAPEGGNRVVRARVAGTTGDGTPLRGPRPPVVQRVLHREAGQLFLITATTNHKGQLVFAVSPVTLRRMMARLRRRLPLGGK, encoded by the coding sequence GTGACCCAGCCCGACGTGACGGTCGTCGTCGCGGTCTACAACACCATGCCGGACCTGACCACCTGCCTCACCTCCCTGGTGGAGCAGAGCATCGGTCGGGACCGGCTGGAGGTCGTCGCGGTGGACGACGGTTCCACCGACGGCAGCGGCGCCGAACTGGACCGCTTCGCCGAGGCGTACCCGGGCACGGTGAAGGTGCTGCACCAGGCCAACTCGGGTGGGCCGGCCGCGCCGAGCAACCGCGCCCTGGACCAGGCCACCGGCCGGTACGTCTTCTTCATCGGCGCCGACGACCACCTCGGCCGCGAGGCGCTGGAGCGGATGGTGGACGCCGCCGACCGCTGGGGCTCGGACGTGCTGCTCGGCCGCACGGTCGGGGTCAACAAGCGCTACATCCACCAGGAGATCTTCGACCAGACCCGGACCGAGGTGGACCTCTTCACCTCGGCGCTGCCGTTCTCGCTCTCCAACACCAAGCTGTTCCGCCGGGAGCTGGTGGAGAAGTACGGTCTGCGCTTCCCGGAGGACATGCCGGTCGGCAGCGACCAGCCGTTCACCCTCGAAGCCTGCCTGCGCGCCGGCCGGATCTCCGTGCTCGCCGACTACGACTACTACTACGCGGTCAAGCGGCTCAACGCCGGCAACATCACCTACCGCAGCGACCACGTCGCCCGGCTCGACTGCGTGGACCGGATCGTCCGGTTCGTCGCCGCGCAGCTCGAACCGGGGGAGCAGCGCGACGCCGTGCTCCGGCGGCACTTCGCCTGGGAGATCGCCAAGCTGCTGAAGGCGGACTTCCTCAAGCTCGACCGGGACGTCCAGGAGCGGGTCCGGGCCGGGGTCGGCACGCTGGCCCGGGACTTCCTCACCGACCGGATCCGCGACCAGCTCGACGTCACCTCCCGGGTCCGGATCGGCACCGCCGCGTACGGCTCCCTGGCCGACCTGCGCGCGGTGATCCGGCAGGACGTCGAGGAGGGCCTGCCGCCGATGGTGCTCCAGGACGACCGCTGGTACGCCGTCTATCCGGGCTTCGGCGACCCGCGCTCCGGCCTGACCGACGAGTGGTTCGAACTGACCAACCCGGCCGCCCGTTGGCTCGCCCGGCTGGACGCGGTCTCGATCGGCTGGACGGTCGACGGCGCCGGTGAGCGGGTGCTCCGACTGGTCGCCCGCAGCCCCCGCCCCGACCTCGCCGAGCTGGTCGGCGGCGCGCTCGGGCTGCACGCCGGCAAGGTCGAGGGCATCCTGCGCCCGCTCACCCAGGACCCCGTCGGCACCACCGTGCACGCCACCTTCCGGGTGCGTGACCTGCTCGCCGAGCTGGCCCCCGAGGGCGGCAACCGGGTGGTGCGGGCGCGGGTCGCCGGCACCACCGGCGACGGCACCCCGCTGCGCGGTCCCCGGCCCCCGGTGGTGCAGCGGGTGCTGCACCGCGAGGCGGGCCAGCTCTTTCTGATCACCGCCACCACAAATCACAAAGGTCAGCTGGTGTTCGCCGTCTCCCCGGTGACGCTCCGTCGAATGATGGCCCGCCTGCGGCGCCGGCTTCCGCTAGGAGGAAAGTAG
- a CDS encoding glycosyltransferase family 4 protein encodes MLVDNGVNGDSRVQKAARSAADAGWEVILLGRSPVNEERHWQLGEARVRLLKMPNPLAKRRHEFRRSLLRWPLAYPPTGIAAHRAQAVKAWKADLAVRRAQLAVTGGDGGLRGSALTAQELAAKATGKWVSLRYWSLTNARTRRKLRSPWDRAYTKFWQSVQGDRAWRRLEPGLWDYELAYGPVIDELKPDLIHANDFRMLGVAARAKIRASAAGREIKLVWDAHEFLPGIKPWQDNGRWLPAHMAHEREYAPYADAVMTVSDGLAELLQREHGLATLPDVVLNAPAADHGELVPDAPAPDLRALCGVGPDVPLLVYSGAAARQRGLDVMVDALPELPGVHVALVVNKPAGGYVTGVLARAAKLGVADRVHALPYVAHWQVVPFLGAADAGVIPIHHWPNHEIALITKFFEYSHARLPLIVSDVKTMAGTVRSTGQGEVFRAEDTADYVRAVRAVLADPERYRAAYDRPGLLEEWTWEAQARVLDGVYSRLLPGRPGAVPTARPAPAAESTPVGAEA; translated from the coding sequence ATGTTGGTCGACAACGGCGTCAACGGCGACTCGCGCGTCCAGAAGGCCGCGCGCTCGGCGGCCGACGCCGGCTGGGAGGTGATCCTCCTCGGCCGGTCCCCGGTGAACGAGGAGCGGCACTGGCAGCTCGGCGAGGCCCGGGTCCGCCTGCTGAAGATGCCGAACCCACTGGCCAAGCGGCGGCACGAGTTCCGCCGGTCCCTGCTGCGCTGGCCGCTGGCGTACCCGCCCACCGGCATCGCCGCGCACCGGGCGCAGGCGGTCAAGGCGTGGAAGGCGGACCTCGCGGTGCGCCGTGCCCAGCTCGCCGTCACCGGCGGCGACGGTGGGCTGCGCGGGTCGGCGTTGACCGCCCAGGAGCTGGCCGCGAAGGCGACCGGCAAGTGGGTCTCGCTGCGGTACTGGTCGCTGACGAACGCCCGCACCCGGCGCAAGCTGCGCAGCCCGTGGGACCGCGCCTACACGAAGTTCTGGCAGTCGGTGCAGGGTGACCGGGCCTGGCGCCGGCTGGAGCCCGGGCTCTGGGACTACGAGCTGGCCTACGGACCGGTGATCGACGAGCTGAAGCCCGACCTGATCCACGCCAACGACTTCCGGATGCTGGGCGTCGCCGCCCGCGCCAAGATCCGCGCCTCGGCCGCCGGGCGGGAGATCAAGCTGGTCTGGGACGCGCACGAGTTCCTCCCCGGCATCAAGCCCTGGCAGGACAACGGCCGCTGGCTGCCGGCCCACATGGCGCACGAGCGGGAGTACGCCCCGTACGCGGACGCGGTGATGACCGTCTCGGACGGCCTGGCCGAGCTGCTCCAGCGCGAGCACGGCCTGGCCACCCTGCCCGACGTGGTGCTCAACGCGCCCGCCGCCGACCACGGCGAGCTGGTGCCCGACGCCCCCGCCCCCGACCTGCGGGCGCTCTGCGGCGTCGGCCCCGACGTCCCGCTGCTGGTCTACAGCGGCGCCGCCGCCCGGCAGCGTGGCCTCGACGTGATGGTCGACGCCCTGCCGGAGCTGCCGGGCGTACACGTCGCGCTCGTGGTCAACAAGCCGGCCGGCGGGTACGTCACCGGCGTGCTGGCCCGGGCGGCGAAGCTCGGCGTGGCCGACCGGGTGCACGCGCTGCCCTACGTCGCGCACTGGCAGGTGGTGCCCTTCCTCGGCGCGGCCGACGCCGGGGTGATCCCGATCCACCACTGGCCCAACCACGAGATCGCCCTGATCACCAAGTTCTTCGAGTACTCGCACGCCCGGCTGCCGTTGATCGTCTCCGACGTGAAGACGATGGCCGGCACGGTCCGCTCCACCGGCCAGGGCGAGGTGTTCCGGGCCGAGGACACCGCCGACTACGTCCGCGCGGTCCGCGCCGTGCTGGCCGACCCGGAGCGCTACCGGGCCGCGTACGACCGGCCCGGCCTGCTCGAGGAGTGGACCTGGGAGGCGCAGGCCCGGGTGCTCGACGGGGTCTACTCCCGGCTGCTGCCGGGCCGCCCCGGCGCCGTCCCGACCGCCCGTCCGGCGCCCGCCGCCGAGTCGACCCCGGTCGGCGCGGAGGCCTGA